The following coding sequences are from one Paenarthrobacter ureafaciens window:
- a CDS encoding DUF2516 family protein — protein MDGKYLIGIVTSGVYFILGLVALALEVWAFVDCLRHRPTLFVAASKRTKTFWTALTGIAFAIGALSLLGGGGGLGLFGIAAVTAACVYLADVRPAVREAGSGGSRNVGPYGPW, from the coding sequence GTGGACGGAAAATACTTGATTGGCATTGTCACCAGCGGGGTCTACTTCATCTTGGGATTGGTGGCCTTGGCTCTTGAGGTCTGGGCATTCGTGGACTGCTTGCGCCACCGCCCCACCCTCTTTGTCGCTGCCTCCAAGCGCACCAAGACGTTCTGGACCGCCCTCACCGGCATCGCGTTCGCTATCGGCGCGCTGAGCTTGCTCGGTGGTGGAGGGGGACTGGGACTCTTCGGCATCGCCGCCGTGACCGCGGCTTGCGTGTACCTCGCCGACGTGCGTCCTGCTGTCCGCGAGGCAGGCAGCGGAGGCAGCCGGAACGTCGGACCTTACGGACCCTGGTAA
- a CDS encoding DNA polymerase III subunit delta' has protein sequence MSVWDDLQGQAPVVAQLKQAAQSESGLTHAWLFTGPPGSGRSNAAKAFAAALNCQQDDVTLRGCGECPACHTILGETHSDVTFVRTEKVTITIDEARELVAKAGDRPSTGRWRIIVVEDADRMAERTTNVLLKAIEEPTPRTIWMLCAPSPADVLVTIRSRCRPVTLRLPPASDVADLLVRRDGVERGLAERAARAAQSHIGIARRLARDADARERRLETVRIPLGLRGVTAAVMMAEKLVKIATEEANSSNDERDAAEKVALLASLGAPESGTLPPSMRSQVKQLEDDQKRRAKRSVTDSLDRTLTDLLSFYRDVLIIQLGNAVDLVNVELQSELEEYARQSAPETTLARMDAINKARVRITTTNVAPLLAVESMATSLIQQ, from the coding sequence ATGAGCGTATGGGATGACCTGCAGGGACAAGCCCCGGTAGTCGCACAGTTGAAACAGGCCGCCCAGTCAGAGAGCGGCCTGACCCATGCGTGGCTGTTCACGGGTCCGCCCGGATCCGGCCGTTCCAATGCCGCCAAGGCCTTCGCTGCGGCCCTCAACTGCCAGCAGGACGACGTCACTTTGCGGGGCTGCGGCGAATGCCCCGCGTGCCACACCATCCTTGGCGAAACACACTCGGACGTTACGTTCGTGCGGACCGAGAAAGTCACCATCACCATTGACGAGGCCCGGGAATTGGTGGCCAAAGCCGGCGACCGGCCTTCCACCGGCCGTTGGCGCATCATCGTGGTGGAGGACGCCGACCGCATGGCCGAACGGACCACCAACGTGCTGCTCAAAGCCATCGAGGAGCCCACTCCCCGGACCATATGGATGCTGTGCGCACCCTCCCCGGCAGATGTGCTCGTAACCATTCGTTCGCGATGCCGCCCGGTGACCTTGCGCTTGCCTCCTGCCTCCGACGTCGCCGATCTTTTGGTGAGGCGCGACGGAGTCGAACGTGGCCTTGCCGAGCGGGCCGCACGCGCGGCACAGAGCCACATCGGCATCGCCCGGCGACTGGCACGCGACGCCGACGCCCGGGAACGCCGTTTGGAAACAGTCCGCATTCCGCTTGGCCTGCGCGGAGTAACGGCAGCGGTGATGATGGCCGAAAAGCTGGTGAAGATCGCCACGGAAGAGGCCAACAGTTCCAACGACGAACGCGACGCTGCGGAAAAAGTGGCATTGTTGGCAAGCCTCGGGGCGCCCGAATCCGGCACCCTTCCGCCGTCGATGCGCAGCCAGGTCAAGCAGCTGGAAGACGACCAAAAGCGCCGCGCCAAGCGCTCCGTCACGGATTCGCTGGACCGGACCCTGACGGACCTGTTGTCCTTCTACCGTGATGTCCTCATCATCCAGCTTGGGAACGCGGTGGACTTGGTTAACGTTGAGCTACAAAGCGAGCTGGAAGAGTACGCGCGCCAGTCCGCCCCCGAAACCACGCTCGCCCGGATGGACGCCATCAATAAGGCACGCGTCCGCATCACCACTACCAACGTGGCACCGCTGTTGGCAGTGGAGTCAATGGCTACAAGCCTGATCCAGCAATAG
- a CDS encoding GerMN domain-containing protein — translation MTRPRFSALCILGLSSLMVLTACFGPPSPSPTTSSASPSATTGPTSTAGTTASATTSAPAASTPVAPPSSAPASPPATQEPVPSGLPEQTGPLTVYYVAVGDNGVSGPRIGCGDSVVATTTAPVTFTDQVGPSINALLANKSRDVGLSGLINVLYQSNLSYLGGELNGSGITIWLSGQFMLGGVCDVPRAKAQLEYTAMAASGATSAQVFVNNRPIDEVLSLK, via the coding sequence ATGACCAGGCCCAGGTTCTCGGCACTCTGCATTCTCGGGCTCAGCAGCCTGATGGTCCTGACAGCCTGCTTCGGGCCGCCGAGTCCGTCGCCCACCACGAGCAGCGCCAGCCCAAGCGCGACGACCGGCCCCACCTCAACAGCGGGCACGACGGCGTCGGCCACCACCTCAGCCCCGGCCGCCTCCACGCCTGTCGCGCCGCCGTCGTCCGCCCCCGCAAGCCCGCCAGCCACGCAGGAACCAGTGCCGTCCGGTCTCCCTGAACAGACCGGACCGCTCACCGTTTACTACGTGGCCGTCGGCGACAACGGCGTCTCCGGGCCGCGCATCGGGTGCGGTGACAGCGTGGTGGCCACCACGACGGCGCCGGTCACCTTCACGGACCAGGTGGGCCCGAGCATCAACGCCCTTCTTGCCAACAAGAGCCGCGACGTCGGCCTCTCCGGGCTGATCAACGTGCTGTACCAGTCCAACCTCAGTTACCTTGGCGGCGAGCTGAACGGCAGCGGCATCACCATTTGGCTCTCCGGGCAGTTCATGCTGGGTGGCGTATGCGATGTCCCGCGCGCGAAGGCCCAGCTGGAATACACCGCCATGGCCGCGTCCGGAGCGACGAGCGCGCAGGTGTTCGTCAACAACCGGCCGATCGACGAGGTGTTAAGCCTCAAGTAG
- the tmk gene encoding dTMP kinase, which produces MSIQSPGLFIAFEGGDGAGKSTQAARLFDALESKGLTVLRTREPGGTPIGEKLRSLVLDHGHGTIDARTEALMFAAARAAHASQVIRPALALGHVVITDRYIDSSVAYQGAGRGLGAEDVRSLNEWATEGLHPHLTVLLDVEPSDGRERRTAGDAAEDRLESEPDTFHTAIRDAFLQLAAAAPDSYLVLPAALDIETLAARILERVEALLGDRVSQ; this is translated from the coding sequence GTGAGTATCCAGAGCCCAGGTCTTTTCATCGCGTTCGAAGGCGGGGACGGAGCGGGCAAGTCCACGCAGGCCGCCCGGCTCTTCGACGCCCTCGAATCCAAGGGCCTCACGGTGCTGCGGACACGCGAACCCGGCGGAACTCCCATTGGCGAGAAGCTGCGTTCCCTGGTGCTGGACCACGGCCACGGGACCATAGATGCCCGCACGGAGGCGTTAATGTTCGCCGCTGCCCGTGCTGCACACGCCAGCCAGGTGATCCGTCCGGCCCTGGCGTTGGGCCACGTGGTCATTACCGACCGCTACATCGACTCCTCCGTCGCCTACCAGGGCGCTGGTCGAGGGCTGGGCGCCGAGGACGTCAGGTCGCTCAACGAGTGGGCAACCGAAGGGCTCCATCCGCACCTCACGGTACTGCTCGACGTCGAGCCCTCCGACGGTCGCGAACGGCGGACGGCGGGTGACGCCGCCGAGGACCGGCTGGAATCCGAACCCGACACTTTCCACACAGCAATCCGGGATGCCTTCCTCCAGTTGGCTGCCGCCGCGCCGGACAGCTACCTGGTGCTGCCCGCGGCCTTGGACATCGAGACGTTGGCTGCACGGATCCTCGAACGGGTGGAAGCCCTGTTGGGTGATCGGGTCAGCCAATGA
- a CDS encoding alpha/beta hydrolase: MKSAPRRFAAFCLAMVSMLVLSACSLPFLPAPTAKPSTSTVDPSIAASAPEGLEKFYSQGVEWSSCEDGFECGKVQVPLDYGKPDSEEITLSAIKLASNGSKKGTVLINPGGPGGSGVDFVKDSGKSHFTQKLRSNYDIVGFDPRGVKRSAPVTCMSSDAERDAAREKDFRKDTDEGLAAALAFNKTVAKQCAEKTGPVLEHIDTVSAAKDLDVLRAVVNDAKLNYLGYSYGTFLGSTYADLFPENVGRLVLDGAVDPSISNEELTAGQARAFEKAIRTYVANCLGQNNCPLSGGVDNGVQEIRDLINAVDANPQTARDGRLVTGTEFVNGLILPLYDNQSWPALTQALETAFSGDVSQMLRIADLGADRDPSGKYTSNSAFAFTAINCLDYPMVTDTAGMRAEEAKLKQDSPTFGSFFAYGGLTCKEWPYQPKRQPAAVDYTGSAPIVVIGTTGDPATPLEWSESLRKQLENAALVTWEGEGHTAYGRSNSCVSTAVDDYFVDGKLPQDGLKC; this comes from the coding sequence ATGAAGTCCGCACCCCGCCGGTTCGCCGCGTTCTGCCTCGCCATGGTGTCCATGCTGGTGCTCAGCGCATGCTCCCTGCCGTTCCTTCCCGCCCCCACAGCCAAACCTTCCACCAGTACGGTGGACCCCTCAATCGCTGCGTCCGCGCCGGAAGGACTGGAGAAGTTCTACTCCCAGGGGGTGGAGTGGAGTTCCTGCGAAGACGGGTTCGAATGCGGCAAGGTGCAGGTCCCCCTGGATTACGGAAAACCGGATTCGGAGGAGATCACCCTCTCAGCCATCAAGCTCGCAAGCAACGGCAGCAAGAAAGGCACGGTCCTGATCAACCCGGGCGGGCCGGGCGGCTCCGGCGTCGACTTCGTCAAGGACAGCGGAAAGTCGCACTTCACCCAGAAGCTGCGCTCCAACTACGACATCGTGGGTTTCGATCCCCGCGGCGTTAAGAGGTCCGCACCTGTGACCTGCATGTCCTCGGATGCCGAACGGGACGCCGCCCGTGAGAAGGACTTCCGGAAGGACACGGACGAGGGACTGGCCGCTGCGCTGGCCTTCAACAAAACGGTGGCCAAGCAGTGCGCCGAAAAGACCGGGCCGGTCCTTGAACACATTGATACCGTGAGCGCCGCCAAGGACCTTGACGTCCTCCGGGCCGTGGTCAACGACGCCAAGCTCAATTACCTCGGTTACTCGTACGGAACGTTCCTGGGCTCCACGTACGCAGACCTGTTCCCGGAGAACGTCGGGCGGCTGGTCCTCGACGGCGCGGTTGATCCCTCCATCAGCAACGAAGAACTCACCGCTGGTCAGGCGAGGGCGTTCGAGAAAGCCATCCGGACCTACGTAGCCAACTGCCTGGGCCAAAACAACTGCCCGCTGAGCGGCGGAGTAGACAACGGCGTCCAAGAGATCCGGGACCTCATCAATGCGGTGGACGCGAATCCGCAGACTGCCCGGGACGGACGGCTCGTCACGGGAACCGAATTCGTGAACGGCCTGATTCTGCCGTTGTACGACAACCAAAGCTGGCCGGCTTTGACCCAGGCGTTGGAGACCGCTTTCTCCGGAGATGTCTCCCAGATGCTCCGCATCGCGGACCTCGGCGCGGACCGGGACCCCAGCGGAAAATACACCTCCAACTCGGCCTTCGCCTTCACCGCCATCAACTGCCTTGACTACCCCATGGTCACTGACACCGCCGGGATGCGCGCAGAAGAAGCCAAGCTCAAGCAGGACTCCCCCACATTTGGCAGCTTCTTCGCCTACGGCGGCCTGACGTGCAAGGAATGGCCGTACCAGCCAAAACGCCAGCCGGCAGCCGTCGATTACACGGGTTCCGCACCCATCGTGGTGATCGGCACCACCGGTGATCCGGCCACGCCTTTGGAATGGTCGGAGTCCCTTCGCAAGCAACTGGAAAACGCCGCCCTGGTGACCTGGGAGGGTGAGGGGCACACAGCTTACGGCCGCTCCAACTCCTGCGTCAGCACCGCCGTCGACGACTACTTTGTAGACGGCAAGCTGCCGCAGGACGGCTTGAAATGCTAG
- a CDS encoding trans-sulfuration enzyme family protein has product MSLSDHHAADLSPETLVVAAGRPERKHDEPVNPPIVLSSTYFGTGSLGDGDRGYGRYANPTWDPFEEALAKLEGAELPGLLYASGLAAVSSALSLVPAGGVVVMPSHSYAGSLVMATELAEKGVLELRTVDIADTEAVKALIDPADGKPADLLWLESPTNPMLGIADIRALTEAAHAVGAIVVTDNTFSTPLVQKPLSLGSDVVLHSVTKYLAGHSDVVLGALVTSNPELRAALLHHRIIHGGIAGPFEAWLALRGLRTLALRIERSQASAAVLAERLSLHPRVEAIRFPGLPSDPGHQRAKDQMQGFGSILCIQIASDAARSGADAADELVRALELWLPATSLGGVESLIERRRRHTAEPLSVPENLVRLSVGIENVEDLWADLEQALKSLGS; this is encoded by the coding sequence ATGAGCCTTTCCGATCACCATGCTGCCGATTTGTCCCCGGAAACCCTTGTGGTTGCTGCCGGGCGGCCTGAACGCAAGCACGATGAACCGGTCAATCCACCCATCGTCCTGTCCTCCACATACTTCGGAACTGGTTCGCTCGGCGACGGGGACCGCGGCTACGGACGTTACGCGAACCCCACCTGGGATCCGTTCGAGGAAGCCCTTGCCAAGCTCGAAGGCGCGGAGCTCCCCGGCCTGCTGTACGCTTCCGGCCTCGCTGCAGTCAGCTCCGCACTCTCCTTGGTGCCGGCCGGCGGCGTCGTGGTCATGCCCTCGCACAGTTACGCGGGTTCGCTGGTCATGGCCACGGAGCTGGCAGAAAAAGGCGTCCTTGAACTGCGGACCGTGGACATCGCGGATACCGAGGCCGTCAAAGCGTTGATCGATCCTGCAGACGGCAAACCCGCCGACCTGCTGTGGCTCGAAAGCCCCACCAACCCCATGCTCGGCATCGCCGACATCCGGGCCCTGACCGAGGCTGCCCACGCGGTGGGCGCGATCGTGGTTACGGACAATACTTTCTCGACGCCGTTGGTGCAGAAGCCTCTCAGCCTGGGGTCCGACGTCGTACTCCATTCGGTGACCAAGTACCTGGCCGGGCACTCCGACGTCGTCCTCGGCGCCTTGGTGACGTCCAATCCGGAACTGCGCGCCGCCCTTCTGCACCACCGCATCATCCACGGCGGAATCGCCGGTCCGTTCGAGGCGTGGCTTGCCCTGCGGGGCCTGCGGACACTGGCGCTTCGCATTGAGCGGTCGCAGGCCTCGGCGGCGGTCCTGGCCGAGCGGCTAAGCCTTCACCCCCGTGTTGAGGCAATCCGGTTCCCGGGCCTCCCGTCCGATCCCGGCCACCAACGTGCCAAGGACCAGATGCAGGGCTTCGGCTCTATCCTGTGTATCCAGATCGCAAGTGACGCCGCCCGCAGCGGGGCCGATGCGGCCGATGAACTGGTCCGGGCCCTTGAACTGTGGCTCCCTGCTACATCCTTGGGCGGAGTTGAATCCCTCATTGAACGTCGACGCCGGCACACGGCAGAGCCACTCAGCGTTCCGGAGAACCTGGTGCGCCTGAGCGTCGGCATCGAGAACGTCGAGGACCTCTGGGCCGACCTCGAGCAAGCGCTGAAGTCGCTGGGCAGCTAG
- a CDS encoding class I SAM-dependent methyltransferase: MVQKAERVASPRSRGGKPVGNVTRGTTNPNRMRRLDRWLAGPQAWRLRTAVEPLVIDLGYGASPTTAVELFERLQAVRPDVRVCGIEIEPERVRTAKPLERRGLSFHVGGFEIPVPGKPVIVRAFNVLRQYEEADVPEIWHLVQSRLAPGGLFIDGTCDEIGRRVTWVALDPARPLSLSFSVRFGSFEQPSDVAERLPKALIHRNVPGEPIHTFLQAMDRAWLEAAPLASFGNRQRWTQMCRTLRDAGWPLLDGPSRWRLGELTVAWDAVAPRREDAYQGP; encoded by the coding sequence GTGGTGCAAAAAGCTGAACGGGTAGCCTCTCCCCGGAGCCGGGGCGGGAAGCCGGTGGGCAACGTGACCCGGGGCACCACGAATCCCAACAGGATGCGTCGGTTGGACAGGTGGTTGGCCGGCCCGCAGGCGTGGCGGCTCCGCACCGCCGTCGAGCCCCTTGTCATCGACCTGGGCTACGGCGCCTCCCCGACCACCGCCGTCGAACTTTTTGAACGGCTGCAAGCAGTGCGGCCGGACGTTCGCGTCTGCGGAATCGAGATCGAACCTGAGCGGGTGCGCACCGCGAAGCCGTTGGAACGGCGGGGCCTGAGCTTCCATGTGGGAGGATTCGAGATCCCTGTCCCCGGCAAGCCGGTCATTGTCCGGGCCTTCAATGTGCTCCGGCAGTACGAGGAAGCCGACGTTCCGGAGATCTGGCACCTGGTTCAGTCGCGGCTGGCGCCGGGTGGTTTGTTCATTGATGGAACATGTGACGAAATCGGCCGTCGGGTCACGTGGGTGGCTTTGGACCCGGCCCGACCCCTGAGCCTGAGCTTCTCCGTGCGTTTCGGCAGCTTCGAGCAACCATCGGACGTGGCGGAGCGGTTACCAAAGGCCCTCATCCACAGGAACGTGCCGGGCGAGCCGATCCACACGTTCCTGCAGGCCATGGACCGGGCGTGGCTGGAGGCCGCGCCGCTGGCGTCGTTCGGGAACCGGCAACGTTGGACGCAGATGTGCCGGACATTGCGCGACGCCGGTTGGCCGCTGTTGGACGGACCGTCGCGGTGGCGGCTGGGTGAATTAACAGTGGCGTGGGATGCCGTGGCGCCCCGCCGGGAGGATGCTTACCAGGGTCCGTAA